CGCGCTGGCCCCGCGTGGGGCCCCGGCGCGCCAAGGTGAAGCACTGAAACCCCCGGGGGGGCCAACGGTTATACGGGGGCCCATCAAACGAAAAAACATGGAATCCCTCAAAGGAAAAATTGCCCTGGTGACCGGCGCCGGCAAAGGCATCGGCCGCGCCACGGCCGTGGCCCTGGCCCACGAAGGCGTGCACGTGGGCCTGCTGGCCCGCACCGAAAGCCAGCTGCAAGAAGTAGCTCAGGAGCTGCAGGCCCTGGGCGTGAAAACCGCCGTGGCCGCCGTCGACGTGGCCGACCGTGCCGCTGTGGAAGCGGCGGTGGCGCAGGTGCAGCAGGCGTTGGGGCCCATCGACATCCTCATTAACAACGCTGGCATCGGCACCTTCGCTAAGTTCCTGGAGATGGAGCCGGCCGACTGGGAGCACATCATCCAGGTGAATTTGATGGGCGTGTACTACGTGACGCGCGCCGTGCTGCCGGGCATGATTGCGCGCGAAACGGGCGACATCATCAACGTGGCCTCCACTTCGGGGCAGCGCGCCTCAGCGGGCAGCAGTGCCTACAGCGCCAGCAAATTTGCCCTCATGGGCCTCACGGAAGCCCTGATGCAGGAGGTGCGCAAGCAGAACATCCGCGTGTCGGCCCTTACGCCGAGCACGGTGGCCACGGACCTTGCCATCGGCAGCGGCCTCACCGACGGCAACCCCGATAAGGTGATGCAGCCCGAAGATTTGGCCGAGTTCATGGTGGCCCAGCTTAAGCTCAACCGCCGCATCTTCATCAAGGAAGCTGGCATGTGGAGCACCAACCCGTAAGGAATTGGTCTAAACAAGAACGGCCGGGGCCCCAAATTGGCCCTGGCCGTTCTTGTTTAGACATTGTTTTATTCATAGGGCTTACGCAGGAAGGGGTAGTATTACAGGGAAAGGAGGATTTTGGAGCTGTTGGCGCAGAAACGCCGACCAGGGCTGCTGATGGGCTTGGTAAATGGTTTGGCCGATGGCACGGGCGTGCTGGCGCAGCGACACCCAGGCCAGGTAGCAGCAAGTGAGGTGGTTGCGCTGGGCGCTGGCCTTGCGGCACTGGCATTTTTCGGAGCCGGTGAGCTGTTTGAAGCTGCGGTGGAATTCCTCCGCCTGCCAGCGCCGCTGCACGGCTTCAATGACCATTTCGCGGCTCAGGTGGGCGGCCAAGTGGTTGGTAACAACCCATGCAATGCTGCCGTCCGTGGCAACCAGCTTGAAGAGTTTTACCGCAAAGGGCACTTGTTGCAGCCGCACTTCCACGCCCTGGCTCCAGCCGCTGGCCGGCGGTTCGAGCGTGTCCAGGCCCTGGTAGCCGCTTTCTTTGCTCAGGCTCACCAAGCGGTTGCTTTTCAGAGTAGTGAAAAACGTCCAACCGGCCCGGTGAATCTGCTTCAAATTCGCGCTGGCCGCATACCAGGAGTCGAATAAGACCGTGCGCGCCAGCAGCTTGTCCTCGGCCACGACCTGCGCAAACATGGCTTGGAAGTGCTCGTTCTTGGTCAGCCCGTCGGCGTCCGGGGCGTAGACGCGGAAATCCAAGGGCAAAAAGTCGCCGCTTTCGCCGCTGCTGTGTACCAGCTTGACCAAGCCGATGCCCGTGACCGGGCCGTGCACGGTGCCGGAGTACTGCCGCTTGGCCACTTCGATGAAGCGACTGTAGCGCTTGTCCTGGACGCTGTCGTCGACCAGCAAAAAAGCCTCTGGCGAATCACGCAGCAGTGGCAGCACCAGGGCCCGCAACTGGTTGGCGGAAAAGGCGCTGTTGCGCAAAAATCGGTTCACCTCGTCGTGGCTCACGCCCGGCAGATGCGCCGCCAGGTGCGTGCACGTGTAGTTGCGGGGTGTACTGAGCAGATAATCAATGTGCTTTGCTTGGGTCAGCATGGCTCATGGGTTTACCTCAAAGTAGCACCTTTGCGTAAGTCCTGATTCAGTAAAATGGCCATACTGAGCGAAGTCGACGCATCTCTCCCGCGTAAGTAATTCAATCAGCAGGATTATTGCCGCGAGAGAGATGCTTCGACTGCGCTCAGCATGACCGCTCTGAATGCTTTTAAACCAATTTTAAACAGCTTCTCAACGCCCAGCGGGCAAAAAGAAAAGGCCGTTTTCCTGTTGGAAAACGGCCTTTTAGGTAGCGGGGATAGGACTCGAACCTATGACCTTTGGGTTATGAGCCCAACGAGCTACCAACTGCTCCACCCCGCACTGTTTGTAATACAAAGGTAATACAAATTTTAAGAAAAGCCGCAGAATGTGCGCAATTGGCGCGGCCAATGGGCCGAAACGGTGAGTATCAGCGCGAAAAAATGCAACGGCGGGGGCGGGGCGGCTACTTTTGCGGGTCTTTTCGCTGCTTATGCCCGCTCCTAGCTCTTCGCCTCGTCCCGCCGCCCTGGGTTTTATTTTCGTCACCGTGCTCATCGACGTGATT
This genomic stretch from Hymenobacter sp. PAMC 26628 harbors:
- a CDS encoding 3-ketoacyl-ACP reductase, which translates into the protein MESLKGKIALVTGAGKGIGRATAVALAHEGVHVGLLARTESQLQEVAQELQALGVKTAVAAVDVADRAAVEAAVAQVQQALGPIDILINNAGIGTFAKFLEMEPADWEHIIQVNLMGVYYVTRAVLPGMIARETGDIINVASTSGQRASAGSSAYSASKFALMGLTEALMQEVRKQNIRVSALTPSTVATDLAIGSGLTDGNPDKVMQPEDLAEFMVAQLKLNRRIFIKEAGMWSTNP
- a CDS encoding IS701 family transposase, translating into MLTQAKHIDYLLSTPRNYTCTHLAAHLPGVSHDEVNRFLRNSAFSANQLRALVLPLLRDSPEAFLLVDDSVQDKRYSRFIEVAKRQYSGTVHGPVTGIGLVKLVHSSGESGDFLPLDFRVYAPDADGLTKNEHFQAMFAQVVAEDKLLARTVLFDSWYAASANLKQIHRAGWTFFTTLKSNRLVSLSKESGYQGLDTLEPPASGWSQGVEVRLQQVPFAVKLFKLVATDGSIAWVVTNHLAAHLSREMVIEAVQRRWQAEEFHRSFKQLTGSEKCQCRKASAQRNHLTCCYLAWVSLRQHARAIGQTIYQAHQQPWSAFLRQQLQNPPFPVILPLPA